A single Crateriforma conspicua DNA region contains:
- a CDS encoding ParA family protein: MGRILCVVNQKGGVGKTTTAVNLSAALAMSGQTVLLLDMDPQCNATSAIGLAPCDGHALVREESIIDGIQTSSIDNLSVIPGSRTFQDVDRLANSDANETQLVRRHLDTLAETHQFVLLDCPPSVGALTQSALNASTEVLIPIQCEYFAMEGLTQLIQVIKKVIVSTDGRLTFGGILLTMYDPHLELTHEVDAEVREFFGDIVFDSVVPRDVALCEAPSHGQTVFQYAPRSRGAFAYTQLCMEVLQHD; the protein is encoded by the coding sequence GTGGGTAGGATCCTGTGCGTAGTAAATCAGAAAGGCGGCGTGGGTAAGACCACCACAGCCGTCAACCTCTCAGCGGCTTTGGCCATGTCCGGCCAAACGGTGCTGTTGTTGGATATGGATCCACAGTGCAACGCGACCAGTGCCATCGGCTTGGCCCCCTGTGACGGGCACGCCTTGGTTCGCGAAGAATCGATCATCGACGGCATCCAGACCTCATCCATCGATAACCTCAGCGTCATCCCGGGCAGCCGGACGTTCCAAGACGTCGACCGGCTGGCCAATTCCGACGCCAACGAAACCCAACTGGTCCGCCGACACTTGGACACCCTGGCCGAAACTCACCAGTTCGTCCTGTTGGACTGTCCGCCCAGCGTCGGTGCACTGACCCAGTCGGCATTGAACGCCAGCACCGAGGTTTTGATCCCGATCCAATGCGAATACTTCGCCATGGAAGGGCTGACCCAGCTGATCCAAGTCATCAAAAAGGTCATCGTGTCGACCGACGGCAGACTGACCTTTGGCGGAATCCTACTGACCATGTACGATCCGCATCTTGAACTGACCCACGAAGTCGACGCCGAAGTCCGAGAATTCTTCGGCGACATTGTGTTTGATTCGGTCGTGCCGCGGGACGTCGCCTTGTGCGAAGCCCCCAGCCACGGCCAGACCGTTTTTCAATACGCCCCGCGTTCGCGCGGCGCGTTCGCGTATACCCAGCTGTGCATGGAGGTGCTTCAGCATGACTAG
- a CDS encoding ParB/RepB/Spo0J family partition protein, whose translation MTSATTAKDRRLGKGLAALLGTPVDADGNPIPESFDDNGENRSSIPSLELNVDEIEANPFQPRREFNPEEIASLAESLKNHQQLQPVLVRIVDGRYQLISGERRLRATIHAGLKTIRAEVREADDRLVAELAIIENLQRKDLNPVEKALSFKRYIEEHKCKQDDLARRLSIDRSTIANLMRLLELPQAILDQLTAKQITAGHARALLPIGDEEIQIRTANKIIEEKWSVRATENSVAQMLQAEEDEETGKKVVNATRQKRRTVSPQVEAMQNELRMVFGTKVEIKSSARNRGKITIHFSDSDEFERLRNMLAASAADNRPQLKLAG comes from the coding sequence ATGACTAGTGCAACGACCGCCAAGGATCGTCGTTTGGGCAAGGGATTGGCCGCCTTGCTCGGTACCCCCGTGGATGCCGACGGCAACCCGATTCCCGAGTCCTTCGATGACAACGGCGAAAACCGATCGTCGATCCCGTCGCTGGAATTGAATGTCGACGAAATCGAGGCGAACCCGTTCCAGCCGCGACGTGAATTCAATCCGGAAGAGATCGCGTCGCTGGCCGAAAGCCTGAAGAACCACCAGCAACTGCAACCGGTGCTGGTCCGGATCGTCGATGGACGGTACCAGCTGATCAGCGGCGAACGTCGCCTTCGCGCGACGATCCATGCCGGCCTGAAGACCATCCGCGCCGAAGTCCGCGAAGCCGATGATCGCTTGGTGGCCGAACTGGCCATCATCGAAAACCTGCAACGCAAGGACTTGAACCCGGTCGAAAAGGCGCTGTCGTTCAAGCGGTACATCGAAGAGCACAAGTGCAAGCAAGACGACTTGGCTCGCCGCCTGTCGATCGACCGCAGCACGATCGCCAACCTGATGCGTTTGTTGGAGTTGCCCCAAGCGATCCTTGACCAACTGACCGCCAAACAGATCACCGCTGGTCACGCTCGTGCCCTGCTGCCGATCGGCGACGAGGAAATCCAGATCCGTACGGCCAACAAGATCATCGAAGAAAAATGGTCCGTCCGCGCCACCGAGAACAGTGTCGCCCAGATGCTGCAGGCCGAGGAAGACGAAGAGACCGGCAAGAAGGTCGTCAACGCCACCCGTCAAAAACGACGCACCGTTTCGCCGCAAGTCGAAGCGATGCAGAACGAATTACGAATGGTCTTCGGCACCAAAGTCGAAATCAAATCGTCGGCTCGCAACCGTGGCAAGATCACGATCCACTTCAGCGACAGCGATGAATTCGAGCGTCTGCGGAACATGCTGGCCGCCTCCGCCGCCGACAATCGCCCGCAATTGAAATTGGCCGGCTGA
- the ahcY gene encoding adenosylhomocysteinase, with protein MSQVQSERLPYKVKDISLADYGRQEIKLAENEMPGLMALRAKYGESKPLKGARIAGCLHMTIQTAVLIETLIELGAEVTWSSCNIFSTQDQAAAAIAKAGIPVYAWKGMTDEEFDWCIEQTLHFPSGEPLNMILDDGGDLTAMVHDKYPELLTNIRGISEETTAGIHRLMALHKSGRLRVPGINVNDSATKSKFDNLYGCRESLADGVKRATDVMLAGKVAVVCGYGDVGKGCAHSLQRYGCRVIVTEIDPINALQAAMEGFEVTTMDEACKEGRLFVTTTGNKDIILGKHMEQMPNDAIVCNIGHFDTEIDVAWLEGQVADGKVSKEEIKPADIGAVDRYTFADGHSVIVLAKGRLVNLGCATGHPSFVMSTSFTNQVLAQIELFNNGDQYEIGVTMLPKKLDEEVARLHLGALGVKLTQLTEDQAEYLGVPVEGPFKPDHYRY; from the coding sequence GTGTCGCAAGTTCAATCCGAACGCTTGCCTTACAAGGTCAAAGACATCTCGCTGGCCGATTACGGCCGCCAAGAAATCAAGTTGGCCGAAAACGAAATGCCGGGCCTGATGGCTCTGCGTGCCAAGTACGGTGAAAGCAAGCCGCTGAAGGGCGCTCGCATCGCCGGCTGTCTTCACATGACGATCCAGACCGCCGTCTTGATCGAAACCTTGATCGAACTGGGCGCGGAAGTCACCTGGTCCAGCTGCAACATCTTCAGCACCCAAGACCAAGCCGCCGCGGCGATCGCCAAGGCCGGCATTCCGGTTTACGCCTGGAAGGGCATGACCGACGAAGAATTCGATTGGTGCATCGAGCAAACGTTGCATTTCCCGTCCGGCGAACCGTTGAACATGATCTTGGACGACGGCGGCGACTTGACCGCCATGGTTCACGACAAGTACCCGGAACTGCTGACCAACATCCGGGGCATCAGCGAAGAAACCACCGCCGGTATCCACCGCTTGATGGCGTTGCACAAATCCGGCCGCCTGCGTGTACCGGGCATCAACGTCAACGACTCGGCCACCAAGTCGAAGTTTGACAACTTGTACGGATGCCGCGAATCGCTGGCCGACGGTGTGAAGCGTGCGACCGACGTCATGCTGGCCGGTAAGGTCGCCGTGGTCTGTGGCTATGGCGACGTCGGCAAGGGCTGTGCCCACAGTCTGCAACGTTACGGCTGTCGCGTGATCGTGACCGAAATCGATCCGATCAACGCGTTGCAAGCCGCAATGGAAGGTTTCGAAGTCACCACGATGGACGAAGCCTGTAAAGAAGGCCGTCTGTTCGTCACCACGACGGGCAACAAAGACATCATCTTGGGCAAGCACATGGAACAGATGCCTAACGACGCGATCGTCTGCAACATCGGTCACTTCGACACTGAAATCGACGTCGCTTGGTTGGAAGGCCAGGTCGCCGACGGCAAGGTCAGCAAGGAAGAAATCAAGCCGGCCGACATCGGTGCGGTCGATCGTTACACCTTCGCCGATGGCCACAGCGTGATCGTGTTGGCCAAGGGCCGCCTGGTCAACTTGGGCTGTGCGACCGGTCACCCCAGCTTTGTGATGAGCACCTCGTTCACCAACCAAGTGCTGGCACAGATCGAACTGTTCAACAACGGCGACCAGTACGAAATCGGCGTCACCATGCTGCCGAAGAAGCTGGACGAAGAAGTCGCGCGACTGCACCTGGGTGCTCTGGGCGTCAAGCTGACTCAGCTGACCGAAGACCAAGCGGAATACTTGGGCGTCCCGGTCGAAGGCCCCTTCAAGCCGGACCACTACCGCTACTAG
- a CDS encoding phosphoribosylanthranilate isomerase: MFQVKICGVRLKSDVAAVAAAGGDAVGLNFFPPSVRFVDPMSTDASQLADAARGHALRTVGVFVNEPVARIRQISEWLNLDAVQLHGDEPIDQAIELQGDGLTVIRAIKLPVADLTTDQIDAATGPAAAAGLHLLLDADAGRMHGGSGKTLHWPAIHQWSADNPDARWTLAGGLDDDNVRQAVEVSGATSVDVASGVERPRGVKNDDRIRRFVSEFQAAKAG, encoded by the coding sequence ATGTTTCAGGTCAAGATTTGCGGAGTTCGCCTGAAGAGCGACGTTGCGGCAGTCGCGGCGGCCGGCGGCGATGCGGTGGGTCTGAACTTCTTCCCCCCCAGCGTGCGATTCGTGGACCCGATGTCCACCGACGCATCGCAATTGGCCGATGCGGCCAGGGGCCACGCACTGCGAACTGTGGGCGTGTTCGTCAATGAACCGGTCGCCCGGATCCGCCAGATCAGCGAATGGTTGAACTTGGACGCGGTCCAGCTGCACGGCGACGAACCGATCGACCAGGCGATCGAATTGCAGGGCGATGGATTGACCGTCATCCGAGCCATCAAATTGCCGGTGGCCGACTTGACGACTGACCAGATCGACGCGGCGACGGGACCTGCCGCCGCCGCGGGGCTGCACTTATTGCTGGACGCCGACGCGGGACGCATGCACGGTGGATCGGGCAAGACGCTTCACTGGCCGGCGATCCATCAGTGGTCGGCCGACAATCCGGACGCTCGCTGGACCCTGGCCGGCGGGCTGGATGACGACAACGTCCGCCAAGCGGTGGAAGTGTCCGGCGCGACCAGCGTTGACGTCGCCAGCGGTGTTGAACGCCCGCGCGGCGTGAAGAATGACGATCGAATCCGGCGTTTCGTTTCTGAATTCCAAGCCGCCAAAGCCGGCTGA
- a CDS encoding DUF1015 domain-containing protein: MPQITPFQAVRYNLDHVGSISDVIAPPYDVIDPELQDQLYKRHPANVIRIILNRPEPGDSGDEKYQRAADFVQQWLSEGVLKQDDQPAYYVYHQQFEHDGQTINRRGFMGRVRIQRFGEGNIYPHEETHPKAKVDRLKLTKATGQNNSQIFGLYPDPSNEIIETLDAACQGVTPLEAVDHLGVKHILWPVTDEAACEKVSQLMADRPMFVADGHHRYETACNYKDHVIETEGAIDDAHPANFVMTMLVGMSDPGMIVLPTHRLLRGTPKFTSDQVVEKLGDAFDCEKLSGGLDAAAEAWSRMESADDQGLVAVYAAEDDVWVLAKATDAAAGLMKEIAGQQSDDWRGLGVSILHRLVIDRLLGCEGHPKPTYVHEVSEVIDGFRGQGSQAESDGDEPYTLAALVMPAKLSDVEAISLHKERMPAKSTYFYPKLLSGLTFNRLK, translated from the coding sequence ATGCCTCAGATCACTCCTTTTCAAGCCGTCCGTTATAACTTGGACCACGTCGGGTCGATCAGCGACGTCATCGCCCCGCCCTACGACGTCATCGATCCCGAGCTGCAGGACCAGCTTTACAAGCGGCACCCGGCCAACGTCATCCGAATCATCCTGAACCGTCCGGAACCGGGCGACAGCGGTGATGAAAAGTACCAGCGTGCCGCCGACTTCGTTCAACAGTGGTTGTCCGAGGGCGTGCTGAAGCAAGACGACCAGCCGGCGTACTATGTCTATCACCAACAATTCGAACACGACGGGCAAACCATCAACCGCCGCGGGTTCATGGGACGTGTTCGGATCCAACGATTCGGCGAAGGCAACATCTATCCGCACGAAGAAACGCACCCCAAGGCGAAAGTCGACCGACTGAAGCTGACCAAGGCCACCGGGCAGAACAACAGCCAGATCTTTGGCCTGTACCCCGATCCGTCCAACGAGATCATCGAAACGTTGGACGCCGCATGCCAGGGCGTCACGCCGTTGGAAGCCGTCGATCACTTGGGCGTCAAGCACATCCTGTGGCCGGTCACCGACGAAGCGGCTTGCGAAAAAGTCAGCCAGTTGATGGCCGATCGCCCGATGTTCGTCGCCGACGGTCACCACCGTTACGAAACGGCCTGCAACTACAAGGATCACGTGATCGAAACCGAAGGGGCCATCGACGATGCCCATCCGGCCAATTTCGTGATGACGATGCTGGTCGGAATGAGCGATCCGGGCATGATCGTGCTGCCGACGCACCGATTGCTGCGGGGCACGCCCAAATTCACCAGCGACCAGGTCGTTGAAAAGCTGGGCGACGCGTTTGATTGCGAAAAACTGTCGGGCGGACTCGATGCGGCCGCCGAAGCATGGAGCCGCATGGAATCGGCCGACGATCAGGGGTTGGTGGCCGTCTATGCCGCCGAAGACGACGTCTGGGTGCTGGCCAAAGCCACCGATGCCGCTGCAGGTTTGATGAAAGAGATCGCCGGGCAACAAAGCGACGATTGGCGGGGTCTGGGCGTCAGCATCCTGCACCGACTGGTGATCGACCGACTGCTGGGCTGCGAAGGCCATCCCAAACCGACCTATGTTCACGAGGTTAGCGAAGTGATCGACGGATTCCGTGGCCAGGGCAGCCAAGCGGAATCAGACGGCGACGAGCCCTACACCCTGGCGGCCTTGGTCATGCCGGCCAAACTGTCGGACGTCGAAGCAATCTCGCTGCACAAGGAACGGATGCCCGCCAAGAGCACGTACTTCTACCCCAAGCTGCTTAGCGGTTTGACGTTCAATCGCCTGAAGTGA
- a CDS encoding GNAT family N-acetyltransferase — protein sequence MVCSFDDLSRRWLYRLLQARQEVFTIEQHVICQDLDDLDFDAQHVLCVDGDRVAAYARVLAAGTRYDEPSFGRVLTTTDYRGIGLGKALVRRCVQTIETLAPDSPSSRISAQLYLKDFYASFGYVPFGDVYLEDAIDHIAMRRMR from the coding sequence ATGGTTTGTTCGTTTGATGATTTGTCGCGTCGTTGGCTGTATCGATTGCTGCAAGCCCGCCAAGAAGTCTTCACCATCGAACAACACGTCATCTGCCAAGACTTGGATGACCTGGACTTTGACGCCCAGCATGTGCTGTGCGTCGATGGTGATCGCGTTGCCGCGTACGCACGGGTGTTGGCGGCGGGAACGCGGTACGACGAACCATCATTCGGTCGTGTTTTGACAACCACCGACTATCGCGGCATCGGCCTGGGCAAGGCGTTGGTCCGGCGATGTGTGCAGACGATTGAAACGCTGGCGCCCGACAGCCCTTCATCACGGATCAGTGCCCAGTTGTACCTGAAGGATTTCTACGCCTCCTTCGGCTACGTCCCCTTCGGCGATGTCTATTTGGAAGACGCCATCGACCACATCGCCATGCGGCGGATGCGATAG
- a CDS encoding EamA/RhaT family transporter, which produces MSSIATVFVLSAALLYTVAVLCLKRATDWRPGPWRVTFLCNWATTILFAPLWLWGDTPVDWSLWWQPILIATLFVGGQALVVVALNLGDVSIATPLMGLKILIVTAITLTVSWLGYGDGKIPSDAWKLITAAVLSTVAVAMLGASGAGGHHRRLLLTAAASIGAAVCYAIFDCLLQYWGPVWSTTRLMPLVMGWAGVLSIGLVPFFSAPLRRLEPAALPWIAGGAFLMALQAVFLTCTISTWGHAAEANVLYSSRGLWAVVLIWMVGHWFSKSEQAAGGKVMTQRLIAAGLLSIAIVLVV; this is translated from the coding sequence ATGTCCAGCATCGCCACCGTTTTTGTCTTGTCCGCCGCTCTGCTGTACACCGTCGCTGTGTTGTGCCTGAAGCGGGCAACCGACTGGCGACCGGGACCTTGGAGAGTCACGTTTCTTTGCAATTGGGCGACGACGATCTTGTTTGCCCCGCTTTGGTTGTGGGGCGACACGCCAGTGGATTGGTCGCTTTGGTGGCAGCCCATCCTAATCGCGACGCTGTTTGTCGGTGGCCAAGCTTTGGTTGTCGTGGCTTTGAACTTGGGCGACGTCAGCATCGCGACGCCATTGATGGGGCTGAAGATCTTGATCGTGACCGCCATCACGTTGACGGTATCCTGGCTTGGATACGGCGACGGAAAGATCCCCAGCGACGCCTGGAAACTGATCACTGCGGCGGTCTTGTCAACCGTCGCGGTGGCGATGCTGGGTGCCAGCGGTGCCGGCGGCCATCATCGACGGTTGTTGCTGACGGCAGCCGCATCGATCGGAGCCGCGGTCTGCTACGCGATCTTTGATTGCTTGCTTCAGTATTGGGGACCGGTCTGGAGCACGACTCGGCTGATGCCGCTGGTGATGGGCTGGGCGGGCGTCCTGTCCATCGGACTGGTCCCGTTCTTTTCCGCGCCCCTGCGTCGGCTGGAACCGGCTGCCCTGCCCTGGATCGCCGGCGGCGCATTCTTGATGGCTCTTCAAGCAGTGTTCTTGACGTGCACGATCAGCACTTGGGGACACGCGGCCGAAGCCAATGTGCTTTACAGCTCGCGCGGATTGTGGGCCGTGGTCCTGATCTGGATGGTCGGGCATTGGTTCAGCAAGTCGGAACAAGCCGCCGGCGGGAAAGTGATGACCCAGCGTCTGATCGCCGCCGGTCTGCTCAGCATCGCCATTGTGCTGGTGGTTTGA
- a CDS encoding PEP-CTERM sorting domain-containing protein (PEP-CTERM proteins occur, often in large numbers, in the proteomes of bacteria that also encode an exosortase, a predicted intramembrane cysteine proteinase. The presence of a PEP-CTERM domain at a protein's C-terminus predicts cleavage within the sorting domain, followed by covalent anchoring to some some component of the (usually Gram-negative) cell surface. Many PEP-CTERM proteins exhibit an unusual sequence composition that includes large numbers of potential glycosylation sites. Expression of one such protein has been shown restore the ability of a bacterium to form floc, a type of biofilm.) gives MNRVRTAVALLISVSLTGFSQAQTTPKMGAIGDSLLDEHFDQSEVGVNLGYSKNAFEILVDTGRIDAGSTNPGGWGDTRGTGYEYNWALAGSTTQSLIDDGQHTNLAAQASTEGIGKAVLIVGSNDLFPWAPPGGVVTNLASSSGPYQSIYSGLLDQGTIDGFANAAVSRVIVAAGALRDAGMDVVVATAPEYGITPFAQAFYPDAARRELVDDVMQQYNENAKTALTQQGIPVVDLYQLTKDIWGDNTSPNGNGDFKVGNLEVNKLGTGGVDYSDVLAGNPFFPTDATTDAFVHDGIHPSTLVNGVFANLFLEAFNQEYGDSFQLLTAGEILAQTTPSIAGQYDGTSPIVLPDNATYSSYIASAVPEPGTCLLLAVAAGWGYRRRDTILVRASSRSMTKQ, from the coding sequence ATGAATCGCGTCAGAACCGCAGTTGCCCTGCTCATTTCCGTAAGCTTGACCGGTTTCAGCCAGGCACAAACGACACCCAAGATGGGTGCCATCGGCGACAGCCTGCTGGACGAGCATTTCGATCAAAGCGAGGTTGGCGTCAACCTTGGCTACTCAAAGAACGCATTTGAAATCTTGGTTGACACCGGCCGCATTGACGCGGGTTCGACCAACCCCGGCGGTTGGGGTGACACTCGTGGAACAGGGTATGAATACAACTGGGCTTTGGCCGGATCGACAACGCAGTCGCTGATAGACGACGGACAACACACGAACCTCGCCGCCCAGGCATCGACCGAAGGCATCGGAAAAGCCGTACTGATCGTGGGCTCCAACGACTTGTTCCCCTGGGCGCCACCCGGCGGAGTGGTCACCAACTTGGCCAGCTCCAGCGGCCCCTATCAATCGATCTACAGCGGCTTGTTAGATCAGGGAACGATCGACGGCTTTGCCAACGCCGCTGTTTCGCGCGTGATCGTCGCCGCCGGTGCACTCCGGGATGCAGGGATGGATGTGGTCGTTGCAACAGCCCCGGAGTATGGGATCACGCCTTTCGCACAAGCGTTCTACCCCGACGCGGCGCGGCGTGAATTGGTCGACGACGTCATGCAGCAATACAATGAGAATGCAAAGACAGCGTTGACCCAGCAAGGCATCCCGGTTGTCGATCTGTATCAGCTGACCAAGGACATTTGGGGCGACAACACATCCCCCAATGGCAACGGCGATTTCAAGGTTGGCAATCTGGAAGTCAATAAATTGGGCACCGGCGGTGTCGACTATTCCGATGTTCTTGCGGGAAATCCGTTTTTCCCAACCGACGCAACAACGGATGCGTTTGTGCACGATGGGATCCATCCGAGCACTTTGGTCAATGGTGTTTTCGCGAACCTGTTTTTGGAAGCGTTTAACCAGGAGTACGGTGACTCGTTTCAGCTGTTGACCGCCGGAGAGATCCTGGCGCAGACGACTCCGTCGATCGCGGGCCAATACGACGGCACCAGTCCGATCGTCCTGCCCGATAACGCCACTTATTCAAGCTACATCGCCTCAGCGGTTCCTGAACCGGGCACTTGCCTTCTGCTTGCGGTCGCGGCGGGATGGGGCTATCGACGGCGCGACACGATTCTTGTACGGGCTTCATCACGCTCGATGACCAAGCAATAG
- a CDS encoding multiheme c-type cytochrome, whose amino-acid sequence MLAFTWIESGLVAMLLVAAGLVVFLSVAADSSSDGKPVRSGRSWLAIFGWIGLVGVVAAAAASHRDPVTVRSAKAKWPEVRPHDRYVGSDTCRSCHPGQHQSWHDSWHRTMTQDATAENVIAPFDGRTLGPSNAQVKVYRDGDTFMMDLNIAPFAAGQGASPIRESFPVVLATGMHHEQQYWLKTQDDMPQLLPAPYSYLATTGQWIPRQASFLQPPDEYPFPLTKPGTWHETCIKCHATGGRLNASQIDRERQGFGAIDPTVMELGISCEACHGPGGDHVDANKNPLNRYANHLRGSDDTIINPAKLDHMRTSSICGSCHSIRMFKDFDQFTQYVKEGFEFRPGDDLFENGMEDLVQCSTPNLTEKFKKRLTNPDMQLDNWFWSDGMVRVSGRELTGMSQAPCFQNGEMSCLSCHQMHREHDDPRDPKQWANDQLAIDMHSDQACLQCHEDMRSEKVIAAHTKHAPGSAGSQCMNCHMSYTVTGLMKAIRSHMIDTPSVQTTLETGRPNACNQCHMDKSLAWTAGHLRDWYGYAVPDLDPQQKNLSLMADMAVRGNAGARAIAAWTLGWNQAQATSGKRWTVPFLTQLLRDPYDVVRFSAYRSLKTVPGFEEFQFEFMAETLTRDASADEALQRWETIVQQQDTAVDTDTPSAVLWKQDGAFDRQAFDELLQQRDDTPMQLLE is encoded by the coding sequence GTGCTGGCATTCACCTGGATCGAATCGGGACTGGTGGCGATGCTGCTGGTCGCCGCGGGCTTGGTGGTCTTTCTTTCTGTGGCGGCGGATTCGTCGTCGGACGGCAAGCCGGTTCGTAGTGGGCGGTCTTGGTTGGCGATCTTTGGCTGGATCGGATTGGTCGGCGTCGTCGCCGCGGCGGCCGCCAGCCACCGTGATCCGGTCACCGTTCGGTCCGCCAAAGCCAAGTGGCCGGAGGTCCGCCCGCACGATCGCTATGTCGGATCGGACACTTGCCGCAGTTGCCATCCGGGCCAGCACCAGTCTTGGCATGATTCCTGGCACCGAACCATGACCCAGGACGCTACCGCGGAAAACGTCATCGCACCCTTCGATGGTCGAACACTGGGGCCGTCCAATGCGCAGGTGAAGGTTTATCGGGACGGCGACACGTTCATGATGGATTTGAACATTGCACCCTTTGCGGCGGGGCAGGGTGCCAGCCCGATTCGCGAATCCTTTCCGGTGGTGCTGGCGACCGGAATGCATCACGAGCAACAGTATTGGCTGAAGACTCAGGACGACATGCCGCAATTGTTGCCGGCCCCTTATTCCTACTTGGCGACGACAGGTCAGTGGATTCCGCGACAGGCCAGCTTCCTGCAACCGCCCGATGAATACCCGTTCCCACTGACAAAGCCGGGGACTTGGCATGAGACCTGTATCAAATGTCATGCGACCGGAGGCCGGTTGAACGCTTCGCAAATTGATCGCGAACGACAAGGATTCGGCGCCATTGATCCGACCGTGATGGAGCTGGGGATTTCTTGCGAAGCCTGTCACGGGCCCGGCGGCGACCACGTGGATGCGAACAAGAACCCGCTGAATCGATACGCCAACCATTTGCGTGGATCCGACGACACCATCATCAATCCGGCAAAGCTGGATCACATGCGGACGTCCTCCATCTGTGGCAGTTGTCACAGCATTCGGATGTTCAAAGACTTTGACCAGTTCACCCAGTACGTCAAAGAAGGCTTTGAATTCCGGCCGGGCGACGATCTGTTCGAAAACGGCATGGAAGACCTAGTGCAGTGTTCGACGCCAAATTTGACAGAAAAATTCAAGAAACGGCTGACAAATCCCGACATGCAGCTGGACAACTGGTTCTGGTCCGACGGCATGGTTCGCGTTTCCGGCCGCGAGCTGACGGGCATGTCCCAGGCACCGTGTTTTCAAAACGGTGAAATGTCGTGCTTGTCGTGCCATCAAATGCATCGCGAGCATGACGATCCGCGCGATCCCAAGCAGTGGGCCAACGACCAGCTGGCGATCGACATGCATTCGGACCAGGCGTGTCTGCAGTGTCACGAAGACATGCGCAGTGAAAAAGTCATCGCAGCCCACACCAAACATGCCCCGGGCTCGGCCGGCAGCCAGTGCATGAACTGTCACATGAGCTATACGGTGACGGGGCTGATGAAAGCGATCCGCAGCCACATGATCGACACGCCGTCGGTCCAGACGACCTTGGAAACCGGACGTCCCAACGCGTGCAATCAGTGTCACATGGATAAATCGTTGGCTTGGACGGCGGGACATCTACGCGACTGGTACGGCTATGCAGTTCCCGACCTGGATCCGCAGCAAAAGAATCTGTCTCTGATGGCGGACATGGCGGTTCGTGGTAACGCCGGGGCTCGCGCGATTGCCGCTTGGACCTTGGGGTGGAACCAAGCCCAGGCGACGTCCGGGAAACGATGGACGGTCCCGTTTCTGACCCAGCTTCTGCGCGACCCGTATGATGTGGTCCGTTTCAGTGCGTATCGTTCGCTGAAAACGGTGCCGGGCTTCGAAGAATTTCAGTTCGAATTCATGGCCGAAACGCTAACTCGCGATGCGTCGGCGGACGAAGCCTTGCAGCGATGGGAAACCATCGTGCAACAACAGGATACAGCGGTCGATACCGATACGCCCAGCGCGGTGCTGTGGAAACAAGACGGGGCGTTCGATCGCCAGGCTTTCGATGAACTGTTGCAACAGCGGGACGATACTCCGATGCAACTATTGGAATGA